A stretch of Balearica regulorum gibbericeps isolate bBalReg1 chromosome 28, bBalReg1.pri, whole genome shotgun sequence DNA encodes these proteins:
- the LOC104632454 gene encoding uncharacterized protein LOC104632454, whose protein sequence is MHFCKGNSDQDLCHDGSVCGEKGWTWHGSTGCCHESPVGAMDLPPCHDPGSISRDIEGSCQSEPQGCQPLEPCPPLSCCPPQQSCNFGKPRRRVEVSHVQPVCPPPVKIHRRPLQQYRPPLHCEQPDCCKPRRRVEQCPVEDACPPVILHPRPLQHHCPCIPCCRPPVQHCCPVAVPLPLHPSQHQQKQVVLLPPCLQKK, encoded by the coding sequence ATGCACTTCTGTAAAGGCAACAGCGATCAGGACTTGTGCCACGATGGCTCGGTCTGTGGCGAGAAGGGCTGGACATGGCACGGTTCCACGGGGTGCTGCCACGAAAGTCCTGTGGGTGCCATGGACCTACCACCTTGCCACGACCCCGGCAGCATCAGCCGCGACATTGAGGGGTCCTGCCAGAGTGAGCCGCAAGGCTGCCAGCCCTTGGAGCCATGCCCACCCCTGAGCTGCTGCCCGCCACAGCAAAGCTGCAATTTCGGCAAGCCCCGGCGGCGGGTGGAGGTGAGCCATGTGCAGCCCGTCTGCCCTCCACCCGTGAAAATCCATCGCCGGCCACTGCAGCAGTACCGCCCACCCCTGCACTGCGAGCAGCCGGATTGCTGCAAGCCCCGGAGGCGAGTGGAGCAGTGTCCCGTGGAGGATGCCTGTCCCCCCGTGATACTGCATCCCCGGCCGCTGCAGCATCACTGCCCCTGCATCCCATGCTGCCGCCCACCCGTCCAGCACTGCTGCCCGGTCGCTGTGCCCCTGCCGTTGCATCCCAGCCAGCACCAGCAAAAGCAGGTCGTTCTCTTGCCACCCTGCCTGCAGAAGAAATGA
- the LOC104632453 gene encoding uncharacterized protein LOC104632453, whose amino-acid sequence MIYSSGRESYFNMNSTWYDPSGSWLDTRRTPFRYGYNTCSSGCDGEGVEGMRGHNYRHYGYRQPVCSERCHGYATADSCHGGGGSSCVRRPTYSYGSSGGCHSYGRSVCSERCQGSSGSCHGGGSSCVRRPTYSYGSSGGCHSYGRSVCSETCHGSGYQGGKPCYSKPVQCVPQCCPVQTCPPPVQQGCVPVAKCIPSQQQKQVCKVPARKIK is encoded by the coding sequence ATGATATACTCTTCTGGAAGAGAATCATACTTCAACATGAACTCAACCTGGTATGATCCCTCAGGGTCCTGGCTGGACACCCGGCGCACTCCCTTCCGCTACGGCTACAACACCTGCTCCTCAGGGTGCGACGGCGAAGGCGTTGAAGGCATGAGAGGTCACAACTACCGTCATTACGGCTATCGGCAACCAGTCTGCTCCGAGAGATGCCACGGCTATGCTACTGCTGATTCATGCCATGGAGGCGGGGGATCGAGCTGTGTCAGGAGACCCACGTACAGCTACGGGTCATCGGGGGGATGCCACAGCTACGGGAGGTCGGTCTGCTCTGAGAGATGCCAAGGGTCCTCAGGTTCATGCCACGGAGGTGGTTCGAGCTGTGTCAGGAGACCCACATACAGCTATGGGTCATCGGGGGGATGCCACAGCTATGGGAGGTCAGTCTGCTCTGAGACGTGCCACGGATCAGGGTACCAAGGGGGGAAGCCGTGCTACAGCAAACCAGTGCAGTGCGTCCCACAGTGCTGCCCGGTGCAGACCTGTCCCCCTCCGGTGCAGCAAGGCTGCGTGCCCGTGGCAAAGTGCATCCCAAGccagcagcaaaagcaggtCTGCAAAGTGCCAGCCCGGAAGATAAAGTAG
- the LOC104633568 gene encoding uncharacterized protein LOC104633568 produces the protein MCSSGCCSTGCCSVVKSKTVCCSQPCQKTICCDPCQKTVCCSPCQQSCCCDPCQKPCCDPCQQSCCDPCQKPCCDPCQQSCCDPCQKPCCDPCQKPCCDPCQQSICCDPCQKPCCDPCQQSICCDPCQKPCCDPCQQSICCDPCQKPCCDPCQQSICCDPCQKPCCDPCQQSICCDPCQKPCCDPCQQSCCDPCQKPCCDPCQQSCCDPCQKPCCDPCQQSCCDPCQKPCCDPCQQSCCDPCQKPCCDPCQQSCCDPCQKPCCDPCQQTCCDPCQKPCCDPCQQTCCDPCQQSCCTKVCQKSCCCCGQRPCCCCGCRPCCCSGCLSCCSYVVKKPVLVSCSPIQYCSPMRKYCIPIQQCCTSIKKCC, from the coding sequence ATGTGCTCTAGTGGATGTTGCTCTACCGGATGCTGCTCCGTCGTGAAGAGCAAAACGGTGTGCTGCAGCCAGCCATGCCAGAAGACCATCTGCTGCGACCCATGCCAGAAGACCGTCTGCTGCAGCCCATGCcagcagtcctgctgctgcGACCCATGCCAGAAGCCCTGCTGTGACCCATGCCAGCAGTCCTGCTGTGACCCGTGCCAGAAGCCCTGCTGCGACCCGTGCCAGCAGTCTTGCTGCGACCCGTGCCAGAAGCCCTGCTGTGACCCGTGCCAGAAGCCCTGCTGTGACCCATGCCAGCAGTCCATCTGCTGTGACCCGTGCCAGAAGCCCTGCTGTGACCCGTGCCAGCAGTCCATCTGCTGTGACCCGTGCCAGAAGCCCTGCTGTGACCCATGCCAGCAGTCCATCTGCTGTGATCCGTGCCAGAAGCCCTGCTGTGACCCGTGCCAGCAGTCCATCTGCTGTGACCCGTGCCAGAAGCCCTGCTGTGACCCGTGCCAGCAGTCCATCTGCTGTGACCCATGCCAGAAGCCCTGCTGTGACCCGTGCCAGCAGTCCTGCTGCGACCCGTGCCAGAAGCCCTGCTGTGACCCATGCCAGCAGTCTTGCTGCGACCCGTGCCAGAAGCCCTGCTGTGACCCATGCCAGCAGTCCTGCTGTGACCCGTGCCAGAAGCCCTGCTGTGACCCATGCCAGCAGTCCTGCTGTGACCCGTGCCAGAAGCCCTGCTGTGACCCATGCCAGCAGTCCTGCTGTGACCCATGCCAGAAGCCCTGCTGTGACCCGTGCCAGCAGACATGCTGCGACCCGTGCCAGAAGCCCTGCTGTGACCCGTGCCAGCAGACATGCTGCGACCCATGCCAGCAGTCCTGCTGTACCAAGGTGTGCCAgaagtcctgctgctgctgtggccagcgcccctgctgctgctgtggctgccgtccctgctgctgctctggatgTCTGTCTTGCTGCTCCTATGTGGTGAAGAAGCCCGTTCTGGTGTCTTGCAGCCCCATACAATACTGCTCTCCCATGAGGAAGTATTGCATACCCATCCAGCAGTGCTGCACCTCAATCAAGAAGTGTTGCTGA